In one Phycisphaerae bacterium genomic region, the following are encoded:
- the fliQ gene encoding flagellar biosynthesis protein FliQ has product MEVGEAVDMGRDALIMVLTISGPVMAIGLLVGLLISLFQSMTQLHEQTLTFVPKIVAMVGVALVLVPWLTDQLLEYATELLGQSPF; this is encoded by the coding sequence GTGGAAGTCGGCGAAGCGGTGGACATGGGGCGGGACGCCTTGATCATGGTGTTGACCATCTCAGGCCCCGTCATGGCGATCGGCCTGCTGGTCGGTCTGCTCATATCCCTGTTTCAGTCGATGACCCAGCTTCATGAACAGACGCTCACGTTCGTGCCGAAGATCGTGGCTATGGTCGGTGTGGCGCTGGTTCTGGTCCCCTGGCTGACCGACCAGTTGCTTGAATATGCGACCGAGCTGCTGGGACAGTCGCCGTTTTGA
- a CDS encoding flagellar biosynthetic protein FliR, which produces MPLPLFGFYGFLPAFMLVLFRVSGLMLTAPVFSSMALPVQIRALLAAAISLTIFPMTLSSLPAQLTLAQTLAGMLGELAVGVLLGLAVNLVFMGVELAAEAVGQMSGMRLGEVFNPLLESSAGAMGELYTLVAMMIFLAIRGDHALIRALLDSFQSIPPLGAVPTEGLIALLLDLLNLAFTITIRVGGPMVLALMLALMCFGFLSRTIPQLHLMSVGFPLKVAVCLAVAAMTMVSMEGVLVEGLREAFDAIRIGLGLLPDA; this is translated from the coding sequence ATGCCGTTGCCGTTGTTCGGATTCTATGGCTTTCTGCCGGCGTTCATGCTGGTGTTGTTCCGCGTCAGCGGCCTCATGCTGACCGCGCCCGTATTCAGCAGCATGGCCCTCCCGGTTCAGATCCGGGCCCTGCTGGCGGCGGCCATATCCCTGACCATCTTCCCGATGACGCTTTCTTCCCTGCCCGCTCAGTTGACGCTCGCCCAGACCCTCGCGGGAATGCTGGGCGAACTGGCCGTCGGCGTCTTGCTGGGGTTGGCCGTGAACCTCGTCTTCATGGGCGTGGAACTCGCCGCCGAGGCCGTCGGGCAGATGTCCGGCATGAGACTCGGCGAAGTGTTCAACCCGCTGCTCGAATCATCCGCCGGCGCAATGGGCGAACTGTACACCCTGGTGGCCATGATGATCTTCCTTGCCATTCGCGGCGATCACGCCCTGATACGCGCCTTGCTCGACAGCTTCCAGTCTATCCCTCCGCTGGGCGCCGTCCCGACCGAGGGCTTGATTGCCCTGCTGCTCGATCTGCTCAACCTGGCTTTCACCATCACTATTCGTGTCGGCGGACCCATGGTCCTGGCACTCATGCTGGCACTGATGTGTTTTGGTTTTCTGTCACGCACCATCCCCCAGCTCCATCTCATGAGCGTTGGTTTCCCGCTCAAGGTCGCCGTCTGCCTCGCTGTGGCCGCCATGACGATGGTCTCCATGGAGGGCGTGCTGGTGGAGGGTTTGAGAGAGGCTTTTGACGCGATCCGGATCGGCCTGGGGTTGCTCCCCGACGCCTGA
- the flhB gene encoding flagellar biosynthesis protein FlhB produces the protein MPDSAQERTEAPTQRRREEARKAGQVARSTDLTAAVVLLGTFLMLDWFGRRLFGNLLVAMRVCFEDHEAALTDPQQILHLMAKVFRLLIAAAGPFLAVVVALSLLASFLQIGYLITFQNLKPSLNRLNPLTGIKRMFNARSAVQLLMGVLKMTCVAGVAYATLKDRLDVFATAANLPAVAVVGMGAELFFTVSIRLAIVLLVLGIIDFIYQRYRLEKDLRMTKEEVKDEYKRMEGDPKLKSRRRQVQLEMALHRIKSAVPKADVVITNPTELAVAIRYDPNTMNAPRVVAKGADYLARRIREIAVEHRIPIVERKPLARALYYTVEVGQEIPSQFYKAVAEILAYVYELTGKRYASQAAVAAAVN, from the coding sequence ATGCCCGACTCAGCGCAAGAAAGAACCGAAGCCCCGACCCAACGCCGCCGCGAGGAGGCCCGCAAGGCGGGGCAGGTCGCCAGGAGCACCGACCTGACGGCCGCGGTCGTATTGCTGGGCACATTCCTCATGCTCGACTGGTTCGGACGCAGGCTGTTCGGAAACCTCCTCGTGGCAATGCGCGTGTGCTTCGAGGATCATGAAGCCGCCTTGACCGATCCGCAGCAGATCCTCCACCTGATGGCCAAGGTGTTCAGACTGCTCATCGCCGCCGCCGGACCCTTCCTCGCCGTGGTCGTGGCCCTTTCCCTGCTCGCCTCGTTCCTCCAGATCGGATACCTGATTACTTTCCAGAACCTTAAACCGTCGTTGAACCGACTCAATCCTCTCACCGGCATCAAACGCATGTTCAACGCCCGTTCGGCCGTCCAGTTGCTGATGGGAGTCCTCAAGATGACCTGCGTGGCCGGCGTCGCATACGCAACCCTCAAAGACCGTCTCGACGTCTTCGCCACGGCCGCCAATCTCCCGGCCGTGGCCGTCGTCGGCATGGGCGCAGAACTCTTCTTTACCGTCTCGATTCGCCTCGCCATCGTCCTGCTGGTCCTGGGAATCATCGATTTCATCTACCAGCGATACAGACTCGAAAAGGACCTGAGGATGACCAAGGAAGAGGTCAAGGATGAGTACAAGAGAATGGAAGGAGACCCGAAACTCAAGAGCAGAAGACGGCAGGTCCAGTTGGAAATGGCCCTGCACCGCATCAAGTCGGCCGTGCCCAAGGCCGATGTGGTCATCACCAATCCGACCGAACTCGCCGTCGCCATCCGCTACGATCCGAACACCATGAACGCCCCACGCGTCGTCGCCAAGGGAGCGGATTACCTCGCCAGGCGTATTCGCGAAATCGCCGTCGAACACCGCATCCCCATCGTGGAGCGTAAGCCGCTCGCCCGCGCGCTGTACTACACCGTCGAGGTCGGACAGGAAATACCGTCGCAGTTCTACAAGGCCGTGGCCGAGATCCTGGCCTATGTGTACGAGTTGACCGGCAAGAGGTACGCAAGTCAGGCCGCCGTGGCGGCGGCCGTGAATTGA
- the flhA gene encoding flagellar biosynthesis protein FlhA, translated as MADIALLNSRPFKVLERHRGLLVPIGATLLLFVLLVPLPTQVLDFLLVLNLTLSALVFLTILYIQRPLDFSSFPSLLLAMTMVRLTLNTATTRLILTNGNQGMAAAGHVVQTFADFVTAGNLAVGIIIFIILAVIQFVVITKGATRIAEVAARFTLDGMPGKQMAIDADLNAGIIDEAEARRRRAEVTAEADFYGAMDGASKFVRGDAIAGMVITFVNILGGIYVGMVQFDMPLMECLEVFTKLSIGDGLVAAIPAFITSVAAGMLVTRSNAKSNMGEELLGQLTSRPIALTLAAVFLGFLSLTPLPKLPLLLLGVGCGGLAYVVTATRASAAAMAAAKAKAETKKPERVETLLAVDPMELDVGLGLIRLVDRKQGGDLLDRITNIRRQVATDVGIVVPPIRVRDHLKLEPNQYTVKIRGVEVARGEIMPGYYLAIDNGTVSIPIAGTAATEPAFGLPAVWITEGQRAEAEQRNYTVVPASSVLATHLTEIIKRHADELLTREQTHQLLETLKEKSPKAVEDVVPNLIKVGELQRVLQNLLRERVPIRDLETILETVGDWAPRTKDTDILTEYARNALARTICQLYKDKDNVLHVVTLDPKIEDLVNAHLERTDRGTFLSLPPETQNRLVKAVQERVEQAMTGAGGAVVAVLCSPQIRMWIRRLIEPAMAHVPVLAFNEIVRGVEVRSVGLVVLTDGDANVSG; from the coding sequence ATGGCCGATATCGCCCTGCTTAACTCCCGCCCCTTCAAAGTGCTCGAGCGCCATCGGGGCCTGCTCGTCCCCATCGGTGCAACGCTCCTGCTGTTCGTGCTGCTGGTTCCCCTGCCCACACAGGTCCTGGATTTCCTGCTCGTCCTCAATCTCACGCTCTCGGCCCTCGTCTTCCTGACCATCCTTTACATCCAACGCCCCCTCGATTTCTCCTCGTTCCCCTCGTTGTTGCTGGCGATGACGATGGTACGCCTCACGCTGAACACCGCAACCACCCGCTTGATCCTCACCAACGGAAATCAGGGCATGGCTGCGGCCGGACACGTGGTGCAGACCTTTGCGGATTTCGTCACCGCCGGCAATCTGGCGGTCGGAATTATCATCTTTATCATCCTGGCGGTCATTCAGTTCGTCGTGATTACCAAGGGCGCGACACGCATTGCGGAAGTCGCCGCCCGCTTCACCTTGGATGGAATGCCCGGCAAGCAGATGGCGATCGATGCCGACCTCAACGCCGGCATCATCGATGAGGCCGAGGCCAGACGCCGCCGCGCCGAGGTGACCGCCGAGGCCGATTTCTACGGCGCCATGGACGGTGCGTCCAAGTTCGTCCGCGGCGACGCCATCGCCGGCATGGTGATTACCTTCGTCAATATCCTGGGCGGAATCTATGTCGGCATGGTCCAGTTTGACATGCCCCTGATGGAATGCCTTGAGGTCTTCACCAAGCTGAGTATCGGCGACGGCCTCGTCGCCGCCATCCCGGCGTTCATCACCTCGGTGGCCGCCGGTATGCTCGTGACCCGAAGCAACGCCAAGAGCAACATGGGCGAGGAACTCCTGGGACAACTCACCTCCCGGCCGATCGCCCTGACACTGGCCGCCGTCTTCCTGGGCTTCCTGTCGCTCACACCCCTGCCCAAACTCCCGCTTCTCTTGTTGGGCGTCGGTTGCGGCGGTCTGGCCTATGTCGTCACCGCCACCCGTGCGTCCGCCGCCGCCATGGCCGCCGCCAAGGCCAAAGCCGAAACCAAGAAGCCTGAGCGGGTGGAAACCCTTCTGGCCGTCGATCCGATGGAACTCGATGTCGGACTGGGTTTGATCCGCCTCGTCGACAGAAAACAGGGCGGCGATCTCCTCGACCGCATCACCAACATCCGCCGCCAGGTCGCCACCGACGTCGGTATCGTCGTGCCGCCCATCCGCGTCCGGGATCATCTCAAACTGGAACCCAATCAGTACACGGTCAAAATCCGCGGCGTCGAGGTCGCCCGCGGCGAGATCATGCCGGGCTACTACCTCGCCATCGACAACGGCACCGTGAGTATACCCATCGCGGGAACGGCAGCCACCGAGCCGGCGTTCGGACTCCCAGCCGTTTGGATCACCGAAGGACAGCGCGCCGAGGCCGAACAACGCAACTATACCGTCGTCCCGGCCTCCAGCGTGCTTGCAACTCACCTGACCGAGATCATCAAGCGACACGCCGATGAATTGCTTACCCGCGAACAAACGCATCAGTTGCTCGAAACGCTCAAGGAAAAGTCCCCCAAGGCCGTCGAGGATGTCGTCCCCAATCTCATCAAGGTCGGAGAGTTGCAGAGAGTCTTGCAGAATCTCTTGCGCGAGCGAGTCCCGATCCGAGACCTGGAAACCATCCTCGAAACCGTCGGTGACTGGGCACCCCGCACCAAGGATACCGACATCCTTACCGAGTACGCCCGTAACGCCCTGGCAAGAACTATTTGCCAACTGTACAAAGATAAAGACAATGTCCTTCACGTGGTGACGCTGGATCCGAAGATTGAGGATCTGGTCAACGCGCATCTGGAGCGAACGGATCGTGGCACCTTCCTGAGCCTCCCGCCCGAGACGCAGAATCGTCTGGTGAAGGCCGTTCAGGAACGGGTCGAACAAGCCATGACAGGTGCCGGCGGCGCCGTCGTCGCCGTACTCTGTTCACCCCAGATTCGAATGTGGATTCGTCGCCTGATCGAGCCGGCCATGGCGCATGTGCCGGTGTTGGCCTTCAACGAGATCGTACGCGGTGTCGAGGTACGGTCCGTAGGATTGGTGGTACTGACCGATGGAGATGCAAACGTTTCAGGGTAA
- the flhF gene encoding flagellar biosynthesis protein FlhF — MEMQTFQGNSMAEVLERVKRSLGPDAVILHTRTLRRGGFLGLGARTIIEITASRDASALNPADRRAMFARRMEHNRGQRSTRLNAASPAIRMPQAEETPVKPSGDADSTVSTQLAAFSSSLRGEMGELREMVRQLLDRSADPSPAPTHDWPQELRDYYTGLLQNDVAEEIAREVIAEARVRLAESGGRSVTAGEAPQDAQNRDRLKTLIPQVMVETIERMIPPCEPLQWDDSRRTRFVALVGPTGVGKTTTIAKLAAHFKLREGKRVGLITIDTYRIAAVEQIRAYADILNIPLEVVMTPEGMIDAIANLTDCDLVLIDTSGRSQRDVQRLDDLKEFLDLARRVARLGRMPAESTDESSLEVHLVLSCTAHPSQLIEVAEKFSSLGIDRVVFTKLDEALGLGVILNVIRRLNLKLSYLTTGQDVPDDIEVGQRRRIAELILGRRSPSPGSADAASAPGPVIDHVA, encoded by the coding sequence ATGGAGATGCAAACGTTTCAGGGTAACTCGATGGCGGAGGTCCTCGAGAGGGTGAAACGCTCCCTTGGACCCGACGCGGTGATCCTCCACACCCGGACCCTCCGCCGCGGCGGCTTCCTGGGCCTGGGGGCCCGAACGATCATCGAAATCACGGCCAGTCGTGATGCGTCCGCCTTGAATCCGGCCGATCGGCGTGCTATGTTCGCACGTCGCATGGAGCACAATAGAGGGCAGCGGAGCACCCGGCTCAATGCCGCATCTCCGGCAATCCGGATGCCTCAGGCGGAAGAAACCCCTGTGAAGCCGTCAGGCGACGCCGATTCCACTGTATCGACTCAGCTCGCCGCCTTCAGCTCTTCCCTTCGCGGCGAGATGGGCGAACTGCGCGAGATGGTTCGCCAACTTCTCGATCGCTCTGCCGATCCATCACCCGCCCCAACCCACGATTGGCCTCAGGAACTGCGCGATTACTACACCGGTCTGCTTCAGAACGACGTCGCCGAGGAGATCGCTCGTGAGGTGATCGCCGAGGCCCGGGTCCGATTGGCCGAGTCCGGCGGTCGATCGGTGACGGCTGGCGAAGCCCCTCAGGACGCCCAGAACCGCGATCGGCTCAAGACGCTGATCCCCCAGGTCATGGTCGAGACCATCGAGCGAATGATTCCCCCGTGTGAACCGCTCCAGTGGGATGACTCGCGAAGAACCCGCTTTGTCGCCCTCGTCGGTCCCACCGGAGTCGGCAAGACGACGACCATCGCCAAGCTGGCCGCCCATTTCAAGCTTCGTGAGGGCAAACGCGTCGGCCTGATCACTATCGATACCTATCGAATCGCCGCTGTTGAGCAGATTCGGGCCTACGCCGATATCCTCAACATTCCCCTGGAAGTCGTCATGACCCCCGAGGGAATGATCGACGCCATCGCCAATCTGACCGACTGCGATCTGGTCCTGATCGATACCTCGGGTCGAAGCCAGCGGGACGTTCAACGCCTCGATGACCTGAAGGAATTCCTCGACCTCGCTCGCCGGGTTGCCCGCCTCGGCCGCATGCCGGCGGAATCGACCGATGAGTCCTCGCTCGAGGTCCATCTCGTCCTCTCCTGTACCGCGCATCCGTCCCAGTTGATCGAGGTGGCGGAGAAGTTCTCTTCCCTCGGTATCGATCGCGTCGTGTTCACCAAGCTCGACGAGGCGCTGGGGCTCGGCGTGATTCTCAATGTCATTCGCCGGCTCAATCTGAAATTGTCGTATCTGACAACCGGTCAGGATGTGCCGGACGATATCGAGGTCGGTCAGCGTCGTCGAATAGCAGAATTGATTCTGGGCAGGCGCAGTCCCTCGCCCGGATCGGCCGACGCCGCGTCGGCGCCCGGGCCGGTGATCGATCACGTCGCGTGA
- a CDS encoding MinD/ParA family protein, producing the protein MFGREHQTRRVDQAHQLRQLMTSAHAAPTPKQGHIIAVTSGKGGVGKTLLAANLSIALAARGHRVALFDMDMGLANADIVLGIEAAWTWRDLLAGRRSLDEVIVQGPGGIALVPGASGVSQMANLSEFERHQLIAAAERAAQIHDLVVFDCGAGISHNVVSVASFADTILVVTTPEPTSVTDAYAMIKALTQEQSRGRQAMSASVGVIVNLAESRREARDTYERLAGVAARFLHLPVNDYGYVLRDEHVPAAVRQRYPVVLQYPRCSASSCLMVSAGRLSRELGKGEEQQSLFYRVMNMFL; encoded by the coding sequence ATGTTCGGTCGTGAGCACCAGACCAGGAGGGTTGATCAGGCCCATCAGCTCCGACAACTGATGACCTCTGCTCACGCTGCCCCAACGCCCAAGCAGGGTCACATCATCGCCGTGACCAGCGGTAAGGGAGGCGTCGGCAAAACGCTTCTGGCGGCAAACCTGTCCATCGCCTTGGCCGCTCGCGGACATCGTGTTGCGCTTTTTGACATGGATATGGGCTTGGCCAACGCCGACATCGTTTTGGGCATTGAGGCTGCCTGGACCTGGCGAGACCTCCTGGCTGGCCGTCGGTCGCTCGATGAGGTCATCGTCCAGGGACCCGGTGGAATCGCCCTTGTCCCAGGAGCGTCCGGCGTCTCACAAATGGCCAATCTCTCTGAATTTGAACGACATCAACTGATCGCTGCCGCCGAACGGGCCGCCCAGATTCATGACTTGGTCGTCTTTGACTGCGGCGCTGGCATTTCGCACAACGTCGTTTCTGTCGCTTCCTTCGCTGATACCATACTCGTAGTTACTACCCCGGAACCCACCTCGGTCACTGACGCCTATGCGATGATCAAAGCGCTTACTCAGGAACAAAGCCGCGGCCGACAGGCCATGTCCGCCTCAGTCGGCGTGATCGTCAATCTCGCCGAGAGTCGCCGCGAAGCCCGTGATACCTACGAACGTCTGGCCGGCGTGGCGGCCCGGTTCCTCCACCTGCCGGTCAACGATTACGGCTATGTCCTCCGCGACGAGCACGTGCCCGCCGCCGTGCGGCAACGATATCCTGTGGTTCTGCAATACCCGCGCTGTTCGGCCAGCAGTTGCCTGATGGTCTCCGCCGGACGGCTGTCGCGGGAACTGGGCAAGGGTGAAGAGCAGCAGAGCCTGTTTTATCGGGTCATGAATATGTTCTTATAG
- a CDS encoding FliA/WhiG family RNA polymerase sigma factor, producing MVEADVDVQQLWKEYKRTGERTLRNALMEFYLPLVRYTAERISAKLPNEVDVEDLVSAGTFGLIDAIEAFDLSRGVKFETYCSPRIRGAILDELRTMDWVPRLVRSRAHKLETATKVLRAELGRLPSNDEIADRLGMDRSEFEKLLGDANAVLLISLSRSYVDQDSDHELQEIDVLADRRTCDPVEGFSERDLRDVVMRTLTEIERLILILYYYEEMTMKEIGATLDLSESRVSQMHSSILARLRGHLRSRGLLESGV from the coding sequence ATGGTTGAAGCGGATGTGGATGTCCAGCAACTCTGGAAGGAATACAAGAGGACGGGAGAAAGGACGCTTCGAAATGCTCTCATGGAATTCTACCTGCCGCTCGTCAGGTACACCGCCGAACGTATCTCTGCCAAGCTCCCCAACGAAGTCGACGTCGAGGATCTCGTCTCCGCCGGTACCTTCGGCTTGATCGATGCTATTGAGGCCTTTGATCTCAGCCGCGGAGTCAAATTCGAAACCTACTGCTCGCCCCGCATCCGCGGCGCCATCCTTGATGAACTCCGGACCATGGATTGGGTGCCTCGCTTGGTCAGAAGCCGGGCACATAAGCTCGAAACCGCCACCAAGGTCTTGCGGGCCGAGCTCGGACGCTTGCCCTCCAACGATGAGATCGCCGACCGGCTGGGAATGGACCGATCCGAGTTCGAGAAGCTCCTCGGCGATGCCAACGCCGTCTTGCTGATTTCCCTGTCACGCAGCTATGTCGATCAGGACTCCGATCACGAACTTCAGGAAATCGATGTCCTCGCGGACCGCCGCACCTGCGATCCCGTGGAGGGGTTTTCCGAACGAGATCTCCGCGACGTGGTCATGAGAACCCTCACCGAAATCGAACGGCTCATCCTCATTCTCTACTACTATGAGGAAATGACCATGAAGGAAATCGGAGCCACCCTGGACCTGTCGGAAAGCCGTGTCAGCCAGATGCACTCCAGCATCTTGGCCCGCCTCCGCGGCCACCTTCGCAGCCGCGGCTTGCTGGAAAGCGGCGTCTGA
- a CDS encoding N-acetylmuramoyl-L-alanine amidase has product MSGCTPIDASGCLPQLPNPIINVREAPRVPPPPPPTSLKRISDRTIVVDAGHGGKDPGALPKFRGQLREKDINLDIATRIGNDLSSRGARVVMTRTSDVFLELDDRSRLADRHRADLFLSIHADSSAKKWISGTGIHIHPRANYETMRMAQCIAAAFRRNDISCRGIVRNNFHVLREHNSPGILIECGYMTNAADAQRLNDPAYRSRLASAIAEGIADYFSR; this is encoded by the coding sequence TTGTCCGGTTGCACGCCGATTGATGCTTCCGGCTGTCTTCCTCAGCTCCCCAACCCGATCATCAACGTCCGCGAGGCGCCGCGCGTCCCCCCGCCACCTCCTCCCACATCACTCAAGAGAATCAGCGATCGGACCATCGTCGTGGACGCCGGCCATGGAGGTAAGGATCCCGGTGCCCTTCCCAAGTTCCGCGGCCAACTGAGAGAGAAAGATATCAATCTGGATATCGCTACCAGAATCGGCAACGACCTCAGCTCTCGGGGGGCCCGGGTGGTGATGACCCGCACCAGTGATGTGTTCCTTGAACTCGACGATCGGTCAAGGCTGGCCGACCGACACCGCGCCGATCTGTTTTTGTCGATCCACGCCGACTCGTCAGCCAAGAAATGGATCTCCGGAACGGGCATCCACATTCACCCCCGCGCTAACTACGAAACCATGCGAATGGCCCAATGCATCGCGGCGGCCTTTCGCCGGAACGACATATCCTGCCGTGGAATCGTGCGAAACAACTTCCACGTACTCCGCGAACACAACAGCCCCGGCATCCTCATCGAATGTGGGTATATGACCAATGCCGCCGATGCTCAACGGCTTAACGACCCCGCTTACCGTTCCAGGCTCGCCTCCGCCATCGCCGAGGGCATCGCCGACTACTTCTCCCGCTGA
- a CDS encoding Sir2 family NAD-dependent protein deacetylase, which produces MSDDAGNLSSAAECLRAAKNVVVFTGAGISAESGIPTFRDSDGLWERFSPERFATWDGLVKTAVADPRLFTDFLIAVLEPIAVAAPNPAHLAVAELEKHVRVIVVTQNVDGLHQEAGSTTVHEVHGSIFEIVTLGGRFVRLLSRTEIQGIVRKLREAREATLALPKALRAIHSMLGPSGVSIHRPKIVLFGEAMAEPAWSLAQEAAERCDCMITVGTSAMVMPAAMLPGIARSAGASTIDVGLAPGEADFPLTGPAARVLPGLVRAAFGEPGGCGI; this is translated from the coding sequence ATGAGCGATGATGCAGGCAACCTATCCTCCGCGGCCGAGTGTCTTCGGGCCGCGAAGAACGTTGTGGTCTTCACGGGGGCGGGGATTTCGGCGGAGAGCGGGATTCCGACCTTTCGTGACAGCGACGGGCTGTGGGAGCGGTTTTCGCCGGAGCGGTTCGCCACTTGGGACGGTTTGGTCAAGACGGCGGTTGCCGATCCGCGCTTGTTTACCGATTTTCTGATCGCTGTGCTGGAACCGATCGCCGTGGCGGCACCTAACCCGGCCCACCTGGCCGTCGCCGAGCTGGAGAAACATGTTCGGGTCATAGTGGTCACTCAGAACGTCGATGGCCTGCACCAGGAGGCGGGCAGCACCACTGTGCACGAGGTGCACGGCTCGATTTTCGAGATCGTGACGCTCGGCGGCCGATTTGTGCGGCTGCTGTCGCGGACGGAAATCCAGGGAATTGTCCGGAAACTCCGCGAGGCAAGGGAGGCAACTTTGGCGCTGCCCAAGGCGCTGAGGGCCATCCACTCGATGCTTGGCCCGAGCGGGGTCTCGATTCACCGGCCGAAGATTGTCTTGTTTGGCGAGGCGATGGCGGAGCCTGCCTGGAGCCTGGCTCAGGAGGCGGCCGAGCGATGCGATTGCATGATCACGGTCGGGACGTCGGCGATGGTGATGCCGGCGGCGATGCTTCCCGGCATCGCGCGCTCGGCCGGGGCGTCCACTATCGATGTGGGTCTGGCTCCTGGGGAGGCGGATTTCCCGCTCACGGGCCCGGCCGCGAGGGTTTTGCCTGGGCTGGTTCGGGCGGCGTTTGGCGAGCCGGGGGGATGTGGGATCTGA
- a CDS encoding type II toxin-antitoxin system VapC family toxin encodes MSLYYLDASAWVKCYVREAGSDWMRGFWDLRLPVACSSLGYIEVISAILRRAGRSDSEIGAVLGKIGRDREAIYEAGVSATVLEQAEALVRRHRLRTADAIHLASAAMMGKELEESVSVIASDAELLAAATAEGMAAIDPQANPQLPTGKPQA; translated from the coding sequence ATGAGCCTCTACTACCTTGATGCCAGCGCCTGGGTCAAGTGTTACGTGCGGGAAGCTGGAAGCGACTGGATGCGTGGGTTCTGGGACCTGCGCTTGCCCGTGGCGTGTTCCAGCTTGGGGTACATCGAGGTCATTTCGGCGATCCTTCGCCGCGCCGGACGCTCGGACTCGGAGATAGGCGCAGTGTTGGGCAAGATCGGACGCGACCGCGAGGCGATCTACGAAGCGGGCGTTTCCGCAACCGTCCTCGAGCAGGCGGAGGCGCTTGTCCGCCGCCATCGCCTCCGCACTGCGGATGCAATCCATTTGGCGTCCGCCGCCATGATGGGGAAGGAACTGGAAGAGTCGGTCAGCGTGATTGCGTCTGATGCCGAGTTGCTTGCCGCCGCAACCGCCGAAGGAATGGCAGCGATCGATCCTCAGGCAAACCCCCAGTTGCCGACCGGCAAGCCGCAGGCATGA
- the carA gene encoding glutamine-hydrolyzing carbamoyl-phosphate synthase small subunit gives MPNRPCKLALEDGTVFAGEAFGADGTHDGEVCFNTSMTGYQEIITDPSYCGQIVTMTYPLIGNYGITEEDLESRGPQVEGFVIKELARRHSNFRAGGSLEDWLRKHGVVAIEGVDTRAITRKLRIQGALRGSISTEILDDAALVERARSWPGLVGQDMVKRVAPKEAFKWTSGFESKFAMDHRHKTGTYRIVAMDCGMKRNILRNLVEAGCEVTVVPPDTAAEAILEHKPDGIFVSNGPGDPEPLDYAIKSLRGLVGKAPIFGICLGHQLLGLALGAKTYKLKFGHRGGNQPVMNLATRRVEITSQNHGFAVETSSLVKVGGVPTHENLNDKTLEGFSHKDLPIFSVQYHPEASPGPHDATYLFDCFIDMIRSGKAPTAEEMAAAQARLEGKAG, from the coding sequence ATGCCCAATCGTCCCTGCAAACTAGCCCTTGAGGATGGGACCGTCTTTGCCGGCGAGGCCTTTGGTGCCGATGGCACGCATGACGGCGAAGTCTGCTTCAACACCTCGATGACCGGGTATCAGGAGATCATCACGGATCCGTCGTACTGCGGGCAGATCGTGACCATGACCTACCCGCTCATCGGCAACTACGGGATCACCGAAGAAGATCTCGAATCGCGCGGGCCGCAGGTTGAGGGTTTCGTGATCAAGGAACTGGCCCGGCGGCACAGCAACTTTCGCGCGGGCGGCTCCCTGGAAGACTGGCTTCGTAAGCACGGGGTCGTCGCGATCGAGGGCGTCGATACGCGGGCAATCACTCGTAAGCTGCGGATCCAGGGGGCCCTGCGCGGGTCGATCTCAACAGAGATACTCGACGACGCGGCCCTGGTTGAGCGGGCGCGGAGCTGGCCCGGGCTGGTCGGTCAGGACATGGTCAAACGCGTCGCGCCCAAAGAAGCCTTCAAGTGGACGAGCGGCTTCGAGAGCAAGTTCGCGATGGATCACCGCCACAAGACGGGCACGTATCGCATCGTGGCCATGGACTGCGGGATGAAGCGCAATATTCTCCGCAATCTGGTGGAGGCCGGTTGCGAGGTGACGGTTGTGCCGCCCGACACGGCAGCCGAGGCCATTCTCGAACACAAGCCCGACGGCATCTTCGTCAGCAACGGCCCGGGCGACCCGGAACCGCTGGACTACGCGATCAAGTCGCTCCGCGGACTCGTCGGCAAGGCCCCGATCTTCGGCATCTGTCTGGGGCACCAGTTGCTCGGTCTGGCCCTGGGGGCCAAGACATACAAGCTCAAGTTCGGGCATCGCGGCGGCAATCAGCCGGTGATGAACCTGGCCACACGCCGGGTCGAGATCACCAGTCAGAATCACGGCTTCGCGGTCGAGACGTCTTCGCTGGTCAAGGTCGGCGGCGTGCCCACCCATGAGAACCTCAACGACAAGACGCTGGAGGGTTTCTCGCACAAGGACCTGCCGATCTTCTCGGTACAGTATCACCCCGAGGCCAGCCCCGGCCCACACGATGCTACCTACCTGTTCGACTGCTTCATCGACATGATCCGCAGCGGCAAGGCCCCTACCGCCGAGGAGATGGCCGCGGCACAGGCGCGGCTGGAAGGCAAGGCGGGGTGA